A region of Kribbella sp. NBC_01245 DNA encodes the following proteins:
- a CDS encoding MFS transporter, whose protein sequence is MLTTNEPRAERIGVLSPRYRSLTIGMVALITLVAFENLAVTTAMPTVAVALDGLSWYALAFGGPLASAVIAMVMSGTWSDAKGPARPLWHGTAWFLTGLLIAGFAPTMEVLVAGRIIQGFGSGLLTVALYVVVGQLYPPELRPRIFAAFASGWVVPSLVGPAIAGLIVEHANWRIVFLAVPVLAIPAALVMRPGLGQMAPPAAATTDSIWNRRTAWAVAIAIGVGLLHYGGQQNGLTQVVLLAIGLGAVVVFAPRLLPAGTFAIRRGLPSVVALRGMVASAGFGAEVFLPLMLTRERGLSPAFAGLVLTVSALAWFSASWYRGRPNQPLSHSAFMQLGMASIVVGIGTAVLTLNPSVPVVVGVLGWGLAGLGMGTVFPTLSVLILEYSSREEQGANSSALQLSDSLATATVLAIGGSLFAAIEPHSPMTAYLTAFGLPALIALLGVWTARRT, encoded by the coding sequence ATGCTGACGACGAACGAACCGCGCGCCGAACGGATCGGCGTACTGTCCCCGCGATACCGCTCGCTGACCATCGGTATGGTCGCGCTGATCACCCTGGTCGCCTTCGAGAACCTGGCCGTCACCACCGCGATGCCGACGGTCGCGGTCGCCCTCGACGGCCTGTCCTGGTACGCCCTGGCCTTCGGCGGCCCGCTCGCCTCGGCCGTCATCGCGATGGTGATGTCCGGCACCTGGAGTGACGCGAAGGGTCCGGCCCGGCCGCTCTGGCACGGCACGGCCTGGTTCCTCACCGGCCTGCTGATCGCCGGATTCGCGCCCACGATGGAGGTGCTGGTCGCGGGCCGGATCATCCAGGGCTTCGGCTCGGGCCTGCTGACGGTCGCGTTGTACGTCGTAGTGGGCCAGCTCTACCCGCCGGAACTCCGCCCGCGGATCTTCGCCGCCTTCGCCTCCGGCTGGGTGGTGCCCTCGCTGGTCGGACCGGCGATCGCGGGCCTCATCGTCGAGCACGCGAACTGGCGCATCGTCTTCCTCGCCGTACCGGTCTTGGCCATCCCCGCGGCCCTGGTGATGCGGCCCGGCCTCGGTCAGATGGCACCACCCGCGGCCGCCACGACCGACTCGATTTGGAATCGCCGTACCGCCTGGGCTGTTGCCATCGCGATCGGCGTCGGCCTCCTGCACTACGGCGGCCAGCAGAACGGGCTGACCCAGGTAGTCCTGCTCGCGATCGGCCTGGGCGCGGTTGTCGTGTTCGCGCCGCGGCTGCTGCCGGCCGGGACGTTCGCGATCCGCCGGGGGCTGCCGTCGGTCGTGGCCTTGCGGGGCATGGTCGCGTCGGCCGGATTCGGCGCCGAGGTATTCCTGCCGCTGATGCTGACCCGTGAGCGCGGGCTGTCCCCGGCGTTCGCGGGCCTGGTGCTGACGGTGAGCGCGCTCGCGTGGTTCAGCGCCTCCTGGTACCGCGGGCGCCCGAACCAGCCGCTGTCGCACTCCGCCTTCATGCAACTCGGTATGGCGTCGATCGTCGTCGGAATCGGTACGGCCGTCCTGACGCTCAACCCGTCCGTACCGGTCGTGGTCGGCGTACTCGGCTGGGGTCTCGCCGGTCTCGGCATGGGCACGGTCTTCCCAACGCTGTCCGTGCTGATCCTCGAGTACTCGTCACGCGAGGAGCAGGGCGCAAACAGCTCCGCACTCCAGCTCAGCGACTCTCTCGCCACTGCGACCGTACTGGCCATCGGTGGTTCGCTCTTCGCCGCAATCGAGCCCCACTCACCGATGACCGCCTACCTCACGGCGTTCGGTCTCCCCGCCCTAATCGCCCTACTAGGCGTCTGGACGGCACGGCGTACCTAG
- a CDS encoding LysE family translocator has translation MPSTQHLLAFALTALIIIVVPGPSVLFIVGRALAAGRREALLTMAGNAIGAGVMLAAVAVGLGTLIAASSVALLVVKLAGAAYLVYLGVQAFRQRRSLVAALTSGNTTTRARQAMWQGFLVGVTNAKTAVFFAAVLPQFVDRSAGHAGLQILLFGLTFVLIALVSDSVWALVAGTARQWFARSPKRLELVGGTGGLMIIGLGAGIAVSASKD, from the coding sequence ATGCCGTCCACGCAGCACTTGCTCGCGTTCGCCCTCACCGCTCTGATCATCATCGTGGTGCCGGGTCCGAGTGTCCTGTTCATCGTCGGCCGAGCCCTCGCCGCCGGTCGTCGCGAGGCGCTGCTCACGATGGCCGGCAACGCCATCGGTGCGGGCGTCATGCTCGCCGCCGTGGCCGTCGGCCTTGGCACGCTCATCGCCGCCAGCTCCGTCGCACTGCTGGTCGTGAAGCTCGCCGGCGCGGCGTACTTGGTCTATCTCGGCGTGCAGGCCTTTCGCCAACGGCGTTCGCTGGTAGCGGCTCTGACCAGCGGAAACACCACCACGCGTGCACGCCAGGCTATGTGGCAGGGCTTTCTGGTGGGGGTCACTAACGCGAAGACCGCCGTGTTCTTCGCGGCCGTACTTCCGCAGTTTGTGGACCGCTCTGCCGGGCACGCGGGTCTGCAGATCCTGCTGTTCGGTCTGACCTTTGTACTGATCGCCTTGGTCAGCGACAGCGTGTGGGCGCTAGTGGCCGGTACTGCCCGCCAGTGGTTCGCCCGATCCCCCAAGCGACTTGAACTGGTCGGCGGTACCGGCGGCCTGATGATCATCGGGCTCGGCGCCGGCATCGCGGTCAGCGCCTCCAAGGACTAG
- a CDS encoding CbtB domain-containing protein: MTVPTPARAVAAPAISLPIAMLTLGLLLVLAYLVTFDQGALSRSGMLMHELMHDGRHLLGVPCH, from the coding sequence ATGACTGTTCCCACGCCTGCCCGCGCCGTCGCCGCTCCGGCGATCTCGCTCCCGATCGCCATGCTCACCCTTGGCCTGCTGCTGGTGCTCGCCTACCTGGTCACGTTCGACCAGGGTGCGTTGTCCCGGTCCGGCATGCTCATGCACGAGCTGATGCACGACGGCCGCCACCTGCTCGGCGTCCCCTGCCACTAG
- a CDS encoding CbtA family protein: MRTFSSLLVRGLIAGLFAGLLAGTFAYVMGEPHIDAAIAIEEAGAPTHTHSDDPAATEAEEEPLVSRNGQRAGLFLATSLYGVALGGIFAVAFTLLRRRLRTTSDSYAALGLAAAGFIGIVLVPFLKYPANPPAVGDPETITKRTISYLLLLVIGLLAVWAGVAAARWAEARFTEPPAWVRLAFGTAAFAVTVIAAYLILPAVNEVPGTFPATLLWQFRLSALGTQTVLWLLLGFAFAGLADRRLKPVGTVVPAATGGVA, from the coding sequence ATGCGCACCTTCAGCTCCCTGCTGGTGCGTGGACTGATCGCGGGACTTTTCGCCGGCCTGCTGGCCGGAACCTTCGCGTACGTGATGGGCGAACCGCACATCGACGCCGCGATCGCCATCGAAGAGGCCGGCGCGCCCACGCACACGCATTCTGACGATCCCGCCGCTACTGAGGCAGAGGAAGAACCTCTGGTCAGCCGCAACGGCCAGCGGGCCGGGTTGTTCCTCGCGACCAGCCTGTACGGCGTCGCGCTCGGCGGCATCTTCGCGGTCGCCTTCACGCTGCTGCGACGACGCCTTCGCACCACCAGCGACTCGTACGCCGCCCTCGGGCTCGCCGCCGCGGGCTTCATCGGCATCGTGCTGGTGCCGTTCCTGAAATACCCGGCCAATCCGCCGGCCGTCGGTGATCCCGAGACGATCACCAAGCGCACCATCTCGTACTTGCTGCTCCTGGTAATCGGACTGCTCGCGGTCTGGGCCGGCGTCGCCGCCGCGCGCTGGGCCGAGGCCCGGTTCACCGAACCCCCGGCCTGGGTACGTCTTGCCTTCGGGACGGCGGCGTTCGCGGTCACGGTCATCGCCGCGTACTTGATCCTCCCGGCCGTCAACGAGGTCCCCGGCACCTTCCCGGCGACCCTGCTCTGGCAGTTCCGGCTGTCCGCGCTCGGCACCCAAACCGTGCTCTGGCTGTTGCTCGGATTCGCCTTCGCGGGACTCGCCGACCGCCGGCTCAAGCCGGTCGGCACGGTCGTACCGGCCGCCACGGGTGGTGTCGCCTGA
- a CDS encoding histidine phosphatase family protein, whose amino-acid sequence MVLGGDGEPDPAGLRAIGQVIAKGNGFDAEAEAWVSPEVAAQRTAEEFGLRARISPRLRDREYGDWAGRRFEDLLTSEPGIQSWIASPEAAPPGGESADDLIARAGSWLDDLAAEPDTAIRRTVVAVVHPTVVAALALRAIAGPSSGLRRLDIRPLTRVRLTARRGTWSLRL is encoded by the coding sequence ATGGTGCTGGGCGGCGATGGTGAGCCTGATCCGGCCGGCCTCCGCGCCATCGGCCAGGTCATTGCCAAGGGCAACGGGTTCGACGCGGAGGCCGAGGCGTGGGTGTCGCCCGAGGTGGCCGCGCAACGGACGGCCGAGGAGTTCGGACTGCGGGCGCGGATCTCGCCGCGGTTGCGCGATCGGGAGTACGGCGACTGGGCCGGTCGCCGCTTCGAGGACCTGCTCACCAGCGAACCCGGTATCCAGAGCTGGATCGCCTCGCCGGAGGCCGCGCCACCAGGCGGCGAATCGGCCGACGACCTGATCGCCCGGGCCGGCAGTTGGCTCGACGATCTCGCGGCCGAACCCGACACCGCGATTCGCCGTACGGTCGTGGCCGTCGTGCATCCCACCGTGGTCGCCGCCCTCGCCCTCCGCGCGATTGCCGGCCCGTCGTCCGGCCTGCGCCGCCTCGACATCCGCCCGCTCACCCGCGTCCGCCTCACCGCCCGCCGCGGCACCTGGTCCCTCCGCCTCTGA
- a CDS encoding alpha/beta hydrolase, protein MTESEERLERLQFRARNVAPEVAVWEARAYFASLAPGDARELAERYPDHVGSLDGVPVELRYYANRLRIDAERNRLTALPKPSKDERKRLATLNEMLTPTRSLGVDPATGKRVVVEQYRQFLSVDPTRDGCAVEVLGDLDNARQVAVLVPGMGNDLETLRSQADRAHTLKVEAGPGTAAVLWMDYDSPDGVLEAASKQDAWDAISGFRRFQAGLDTELLPEASTTVIGHSYGTTVVGQALLRGARFDRVVLTGSPGISREVTSAAELVPPGIQVFAARAPGDYVSYTQWHGPDPASFPDVVRLQTGAGVRWHDQYYRPNSEALRNLGRVIRGDLAAVTTADTSPSQETRLLPGVSWAGAIRGAAEPVSAVYDGVAAMRGVKPPAIASSAGTSAGPSELGESARVIRPDDSRWGRAPRPEGPTR, encoded by the coding sequence ATGACGGAGTCGGAGGAACGACTCGAGCGGTTGCAGTTCCGCGCTCGCAATGTCGCTCCCGAGGTGGCGGTCTGGGAGGCGCGCGCCTACTTCGCATCCCTCGCGCCGGGCGACGCCCGTGAACTCGCCGAGCGTTATCCCGACCACGTCGGCAGCCTGGACGGCGTACCAGTCGAGTTGCGGTACTACGCGAACCGCCTCCGCATCGACGCCGAGCGGAACCGCCTCACCGCCCTGCCGAAACCCAGCAAGGACGAGCGCAAGCGCCTTGCAACGCTCAACGAGATGCTCACCCCGACTCGCTCGCTGGGCGTCGACCCTGCCACCGGCAAGCGCGTCGTTGTCGAGCAGTACCGCCAGTTCCTCTCGGTCGACCCCACCCGCGACGGCTGCGCGGTCGAGGTGCTCGGCGATCTCGACAATGCCCGCCAGGTCGCCGTACTGGTGCCGGGTATGGGCAACGACCTCGAGACGTTGCGCTCCCAGGCCGACCGGGCGCACACGCTCAAGGTCGAGGCCGGACCGGGCACGGCGGCCGTGCTGTGGATGGACTACGACTCGCCCGACGGCGTACTCGAAGCCGCCAGCAAGCAGGACGCCTGGGACGCGATCTCCGGGTTCCGCCGGTTCCAGGCCGGCCTCGACACCGAGTTGTTGCCCGAGGCAAGTACTACCGTGATCGGGCATAGCTACGGTACGACGGTGGTGGGACAGGCGCTGTTGCGTGGCGCGCGTTTCGACCGGGTGGTGCTGACCGGCAGCCCGGGTATCTCGCGTGAAGTGACGAGTGCGGCCGAGTTGGTGCCGCCGGGCATCCAGGTTTTCGCCGCGCGTGCGCCCGGGGACTACGTGTCGTACACCCAGTGGCACGGGCCCGATCCGGCGTCGTTCCCGGACGTCGTACGCCTGCAGACCGGGGCCGGCGTGCGTTGGCACGACCAGTACTACCGCCCGAACAGCGAGGCCTTGCGTAACCTCGGACGCGTGATCCGTGGCGACCTGGCCGCCGTGACAACGGCCGATACGAGTCCATCCCAGGAAACCCGCCTGCTGCCCGGCGTCTCCTGGGCCGGCGCCATCCGCGGCGCGGCCGAACCAGTCTCAGCCGTGTACGACGGAGTCGCCGCCATGCGTGGCGTCAAGCCTCCCGCCATCGCCTCGTCAGCGGGGACGTCAGCGGGACCTTCGGAGCTTGGGGAATCGGCGCGGGTGATCCGGCCGGACGATTCGCGCTGGGGCCGGGCGCCTCGACCGGAAGGGCCGACGCGATGA
- a CDS encoding VOC family protein — MTSRLRTVTFDTLDPYRLAQFWAQVLKGRLADDDEPGDPAASVITEAGWILLFEGNTDDKAGKNRLHLDLVPDGPRDEEVEWLLTIGATLKHDLRNPDGTGWAVMQDPEGNEFCVLRSDAERIATS; from the coding sequence ATGACTTCTCGGTTGCGGACGGTCACGTTCGACACGCTTGATCCTTATCGGCTGGCGCAGTTCTGGGCGCAGGTGCTGAAGGGACGGCTCGCGGATGACGACGAACCGGGCGATCCGGCCGCGAGCGTGATCACCGAGGCCGGGTGGATCCTGCTCTTCGAGGGCAATACCGATGACAAGGCCGGCAAGAATCGTCTGCACCTCGACCTGGTCCCCGACGGGCCTCGCGACGAAGAGGTCGAGTGGTTGCTGACCATCGGCGCCACCCTCAAGCACGACCTGCGTAATCCCGACGGCACCGGCTGGGCCGTGATGCAGGACCCCGAAGGCAACGAGTTCTGCGTCCTCCGCAGCGACGCCGAACGCATCGCCACCAGCTGA
- a CDS encoding fumarylacetoacetate hydrolase family protein, which translates to MELLRLGPAGEERPYVRDTDGTVYDLSPVTSEIDGAFLAADGIARVRTALSSGTLSAAAVDDLRVGAPIAKPGAVVCVGLNYAAHAAESGAEPPAHPVLFFKHPNTVVGPYDDVVVPRGSEKTDWEVELAIVIGKTARYVETLEDAMACVAGYAVSNDVSERAFQLEVSGGQWSKGKCCETFNPLGPALVPADEVDPQNLTLRSYVNGEIRQDSSTSDMIFSVAELVRDISQYMTLDPGDLINTGTPEGVALSGRFPYLSPGDTVECEIQSLGRQRQSLTKP; encoded by the coding sequence GTGGAACTGCTTCGTCTCGGTCCGGCCGGTGAGGAGCGCCCGTATGTGCGCGACACCGACGGCACCGTTTATGACCTGTCCCCTGTCACCAGCGAGATCGACGGCGCCTTCCTGGCCGCCGACGGCATCGCCCGCGTCCGTACGGCGCTCTCGTCCGGCACGCTTTCCGCTGCCGCAGTGGACGATCTCCGCGTGGGTGCGCCGATCGCCAAGCCCGGAGCAGTCGTCTGCGTCGGCCTGAACTACGCGGCCCACGCTGCCGAGTCCGGCGCCGAACCGCCCGCACACCCGGTCCTGTTCTTCAAACACCCCAACACGGTCGTCGGCCCGTACGACGACGTAGTGGTGCCTCGTGGCAGCGAGAAGACCGACTGGGAGGTTGAGCTCGCCATAGTCATCGGCAAGACCGCGCGGTACGTCGAGACGCTGGAGGATGCCATGGCCTGCGTCGCCGGTTATGCCGTCTCGAACGACGTGTCGGAACGCGCCTTCCAGCTAGAGGTGTCCGGCGGTCAGTGGTCCAAGGGCAAATGCTGCGAGACCTTCAACCCGCTCGGGCCGGCACTGGTGCCTGCCGACGAGGTAGACCCGCAGAACCTCACCCTCAGGTCGTACGTCAACGGAGAGATCCGCCAGGACTCCTCCACCTCGGACATGATCTTCTCGGTCGCAGAGCTCGTGCGCGACATCTCCCAGTACATGACCCTCGACCCCGGCGACCTCATCAACACCGGCACCCCCGAAGGCGTAGCCCTCTCCGGCCGCTTCCCCTACCTCTCCCCCGGCGACACCGTCGAATGCGAAATCCAGTCCCTAGGCCGCCAACGCCAATCCCTCACCAAGCCCTAA
- a CDS encoding GntR family transcriptional regulator, which produces MSDAHAGLAGQLSRLPQRQVLSDDVYETVKGLIMDSVVEPGTRLNIDALTRELGISQTPIRESLARLESDGLVIKEPLRGYRVSSRLTREEFEDLFEFRLHVEPWAAGRAAERAEADDLNRLKDEMLSYTDVPSRPAYESYRAMAAHDQRFHDMVLELSGNDTARQAFARTHCHLHLFRLYYGGGIATKALREHKTIVAAVRRGDPAEASAAMRAHIEASRLRLLPVFDSSLP; this is translated from the coding sequence GTGTCGGACGCACACGCGGGGCTGGCGGGGCAACTGAGCCGGCTGCCGCAAAGACAGGTGCTCAGCGACGACGTCTACGAGACGGTCAAGGGCCTGATCATGGACAGCGTGGTCGAGCCCGGGACCAGGCTCAACATCGACGCCCTGACCCGGGAGCTGGGCATCTCGCAGACCCCGATCCGGGAGTCACTGGCCCGGCTGGAGTCCGACGGCTTGGTGATCAAGGAGCCACTGCGCGGTTACCGGGTGTCGAGCCGGCTGACCCGGGAGGAGTTCGAGGACCTCTTCGAATTCCGGCTGCACGTCGAGCCGTGGGCCGCGGGTCGTGCCGCCGAGCGGGCCGAGGCCGACGACCTGAACCGTCTCAAGGACGAGATGCTCAGTTATACCGACGTGCCGAGCCGGCCCGCGTACGAGAGCTATCGGGCGATGGCCGCGCATGACCAGCGCTTCCACGACATGGTGCTGGAGTTGTCCGGTAACGACACGGCCCGGCAGGCCTTCGCGCGTACGCACTGTCACCTGCACTTGTTCCGGCTGTACTACGGCGGCGGTATCGCGACAAAGGCGTTGCGCGAACACAAGACCATCGTCGCGGCCGTTCGGCGTGGCGATCCGGCCGAGGCCTCAGCCGCCATGCGCGCGCATATCGAGGCGTCCCGGCTCCGGCTGCTGCCGGTGTTCGATTCTTCCCTTCCTTGA
- a CDS encoding sugar ABC transporter substrate-binding protein: MTQRSFSAGRAINRPGARGVAAAVAVLALVGTGCTTKETPSADAPKDDASTGTSAGPVTLKDGSAVKVAFVPGGAHPYFQPWKTTAETAKSDFKLGGVIFNETGEWDQGKQNNVLNSLAAQGYNAFGIFGVSPTDINSTFEDLKGKGFAVGSLASCPAGDTNSADFCLSTDVELAAYKAAKATIEAIGGAGTIVHLTGNNVDSNTQRRIAGVKKAVGETGGKVTEMPVITDIDKDLQTAQKAVADLLASKGKDIKGIVTTAYNPAVAAADGVKSSGLPIKVVAIDDDAAILNGIKSGGVAATVTQNPVGQAYVGGWLLALLGSKQCEMKEPGAIVDSGSFVVTKANVDTYDAERKAKTKELEQEFAAKLSCQ; the protein is encoded by the coding sequence ATGACCCAGCGTTCGTTCTCCGCAGGCCGCGCCATCAATCGTCCCGGAGCGCGCGGGGTGGCCGCCGCAGTGGCCGTGCTGGCCCTCGTCGGGACCGGTTGCACCACCAAGGAAACCCCCAGCGCCGACGCGCCCAAGGACGATGCCTCGACTGGTACGTCGGCCGGGCCGGTGACGCTGAAGGACGGCTCGGCGGTGAAGGTCGCGTTCGTCCCCGGCGGCGCCCACCCGTACTTCCAGCCGTGGAAGACGACGGCCGAGACCGCGAAGTCCGACTTCAAGCTCGGCGGCGTGATCTTCAACGAGACCGGCGAGTGGGACCAGGGCAAGCAGAACAACGTGCTGAACTCGCTGGCCGCCCAGGGCTACAACGCCTTCGGCATCTTCGGCGTCTCCCCGACCGACATCAACTCGACCTTCGAGGACCTCAAGGGCAAGGGGTTCGCCGTCGGTTCGCTGGCCTCCTGCCCGGCCGGTGATACCAACTCGGCCGACTTCTGCCTCTCCACGGACGTCGAACTCGCGGCGTACAAGGCGGCCAAGGCAACGATCGAGGCGATCGGCGGTGCGGGCACGATCGTGCACCTGACCGGCAACAACGTCGACTCGAACACGCAGCGCCGGATCGCCGGGGTGAAGAAGGCCGTCGGCGAGACCGGTGGCAAGGTCACCGAGATGCCGGTCATCACCGATATCGACAAGGACCTGCAGACCGCGCAGAAGGCCGTCGCCGACCTGCTCGCCTCCAAGGGCAAGGACATCAAGGGCATCGTCACGACCGCCTACAACCCGGCCGTGGCCGCCGCCGATGGCGTGAAGTCGAGCGGTCTGCCGATCAAGGTGGTCGCGATCGACGATGACGCCGCCATCCTGAACGGCATCAAGTCCGGCGGGGTCGCCGCGACGGTGACGCAGAACCCGGTCGGTCAGGCGTACGTCGGCGGCTGGCTGCTCGCGCTGCTCGGGTCCAAGCAGTGCGAGATGAAGGAGCCGGGCGCGATCGTCGACTCGGGTTCGTTCGTGGTCACCAAGGCGAACGTGGACACGTACGACGCCGAGCGCAAGGCGAAGACGAAGGAGCTCGAGCAGGAGTTCGCGGCGAAACTGTCCTGCCAGTGA
- a CDS encoding mandelate racemase/muconate lactonizing enzyme family protein, translating to MTRIERAEAWLVDVAVETVRTDAVQAFAKQETVFVELQTDDGLTGLGYSYTIGTGGTAVLAMLRDHLVPRLIGQDARNIEGLWFDLFASTRSTTVGAITSLALASVDTALWDLRCRRSAEPLWQLAGGFRREVPLYDTEGGWLHLSTDELVAGALASQKAGWPGVKLKVGKPRVHEDLERLTAVRDAVGPALDIMVDANQSMTYPEARRRARAFEPLDLGWFEEPLPADDLTGHVRLASSTSIPIAVGESLYSISQFREYLQAGAAGIVQVDVARVGGITPWLKVAHLAETFNLAVCPHFLMELHVSLTAAVPNGRYVEHIPQLRAITRTEMAIENGHAIAPDTPGLGIDWDPDAIDDRRVG from the coding sequence GTGACCCGTATCGAACGCGCCGAGGCCTGGCTGGTCGATGTCGCCGTCGAGACCGTGCGCACGGACGCCGTACAGGCGTTCGCCAAGCAGGAAACGGTTTTCGTCGAGCTCCAGACCGACGACGGGCTGACCGGCCTCGGCTATTCCTACACGATCGGCACGGGCGGTACGGCGGTGCTCGCGATGTTGCGCGACCACCTCGTCCCCCGGCTGATCGGGCAGGACGCACGCAATATCGAGGGCCTCTGGTTCGACTTGTTCGCGTCCACCCGGTCGACCACCGTCGGCGCGATCACCTCGCTGGCGCTGGCCTCGGTCGACACCGCGCTCTGGGATCTGCGGTGCCGCCGTTCCGCAGAACCGTTGTGGCAACTGGCCGGCGGCTTCCGGCGTGAAGTCCCGCTGTACGACACTGAGGGCGGCTGGTTGCACCTGAGCACCGACGAGCTCGTCGCGGGCGCATTGGCCTCCCAGAAGGCGGGTTGGCCGGGCGTAAAACTGAAGGTCGGCAAACCGCGAGTGCACGAAGACCTCGAGCGATTGACCGCCGTACGGGATGCGGTTGGTCCCGCGCTCGACATCATGGTCGACGCGAACCAGTCGATGACCTATCCCGAAGCACGCCGCCGGGCGCGGGCGTTCGAACCGCTCGACCTCGGGTGGTTCGAGGAGCCGTTGCCAGCCGACGACCTGACCGGGCATGTACGACTGGCCTCGTCGACGTCGATCCCGATCGCGGTGGGCGAGTCGCTCTACTCGATCTCGCAGTTCCGGGAGTACCTGCAGGCGGGTGCGGCCGGGATCGTGCAGGTCGACGTCGCCCGCGTCGGCGGCATCACGCCCTGGCTGAAGGTGGCGCACCTGGCCGAGACGTTCAACCTGGCGGTTTGCCCGCACTTCCTGATGGAGTTGCACGTGAGCCTCACCGCCGCCGTACCGAATGGCCGGTACGTCGAGCACATCCCGCAACTGCGGGCCATCACCCGGACCGAGATGGCGATCGAGAACGGTCACGCCATCGCACCGGATACCCCGGGCCTCGGGATCGACTGGGATCCCGACGCGATCGATGACAGGAGAGTCGGGTGA
- a CDS encoding ABC transporter permease, whose amino-acid sequence MSAPVSEVATAALQEPDDDQPVRESRTPWWANQRIGLLILVVALSALFGVLRPAFFNQDLVVFPLLRDIAMFTVVGLAQMCVLSIGHMNLAVGRMAAFSMMITGISYDLWGFSLYAGLLVGLIAGAAIGALAGWVIARTGVNAFVVTLALDFLLLGLIPLVYTGLTENAAFTTKPAGMRELRNYSLADVCIGPVCGSPAVPQLALFAVIAMGVIGWIYSRTRLGRELLMTGTSVKAAELSGIPTARRVITAHAMSGALAALAGFMLAVSTGSIKASIGDEFMLPSFLGPILGGTLLAGGFISVVGTLFGTALTSVIRRGLDLLGVGLESLNIYLGLILLLALSTDRVRTVLSERRPAPGRQRTKKKQEGDR is encoded by the coding sequence GTGAGCGCACCGGTCTCGGAGGTCGCAACCGCCGCACTGCAGGAGCCGGACGACGATCAGCCGGTCCGGGAGTCGCGGACGCCGTGGTGGGCCAATCAGCGGATCGGCCTGCTCATCCTGGTCGTCGCGCTGTCGGCCCTCTTCGGCGTACTCCGGCCGGCCTTCTTCAACCAGGACCTGGTGGTGTTCCCGTTGCTGCGGGACATCGCGATGTTCACGGTGGTCGGTCTGGCCCAGATGTGCGTGCTGTCGATCGGCCACATGAACCTGGCCGTCGGCCGGATGGCCGCGTTCTCGATGATGATCACGGGCATCTCGTACGACCTGTGGGGTTTCAGCCTGTACGCCGGGCTGCTGGTCGGACTCATCGCGGGCGCGGCGATCGGTGCCCTGGCCGGCTGGGTCATCGCGCGAACCGGGGTCAACGCCTTCGTCGTCACGTTGGCGCTGGACTTCCTGCTGCTCGGGTTGATCCCGTTGGTCTACACGGGTCTGACCGAGAACGCGGCCTTCACCACCAAGCCCGCCGGGATGCGCGAGCTGCGGAACTACTCGCTCGCGGACGTCTGCATCGGGCCGGTCTGTGGTTCGCCGGCTGTGCCGCAGTTGGCGTTGTTCGCGGTGATCGCGATGGGCGTGATCGGCTGGATCTACAGCCGCACCCGGCTCGGACGCGAGCTGCTGATGACCGGCACGAGCGTGAAAGCGGCCGAATTGTCGGGTATTCCGACCGCCCGTCGCGTCATCACGGCGCACGCGATGTCGGGTGCGCTGGCCGCGTTGGCCGGGTTCATGCTGGCGGTGAGCACCGGGTCGATCAAGGCGTCGATCGGTGACGAGTTCATGTTGCCGTCGTTCCTTGGCCCAATCCTCGGTGGCACGTTGCTGGCGGGCGGGTTCATCTCGGTCGTTGGCACGCTCTTCGGTACGGCGCTGACGTCGGTGATCCGCCGCGGGCTGGATCTGCTCGGCGTTGGTCTCGAAAGCCTCAACATCTACCTCGGCCTGATCCTGCTGCTGGCGCTGTCCACCGACCGGGTCCGCACGGTTCTCTCCGAACGTCGGCCCGCTCCAGGACGACAGCGAACAAAGAAGAAGCAGGAGGGAGATCGATGA